The genomic interval GATGGCTATTCCTTTAACACTCGAAGATGGAGGTGTATTTTTACTATATGGGATCGCTAATATGGGTGTTGACGTCGATTCGTTAGAAGCGAGTATTGATAATGAGATCGAGCGCGTAAAAAGAGAAGGTGTTTCTGAAAAAGATTTCCAGAAGCTGTTAGCTCAGGTGGAAAATGCGGTTGTTTCACAAAATGCATCCGTAGCAGGAATTGCACAAAACCTGGCTGAAAGTAAAGTTTATTTCGGCGACGCCGATGAGGTGAACCACCAAATGGAGAAATACAATAAGGTGAAACGGGAAGATTTGCAAAGGGTTGCTAAAGAGTATTTTGGTAAAGAAGGGCGAGTGGTTTTACATTACTTGCCGAAATCTGCAGAACCTCAAGAGGCAGCTAACAATTAGGAAATTAAAAAATATGCATACGATGAAAAAACTTAGTTTATATATATTCTTTTTTCTGGTTATTTCCGGTACTGCCTTTGCCCAGGTAGATCGCAGTCAGTACCCTGAACCAGGACCAGCACCTACGATTAATATCGGTGATGCCGAAACATTTACTCTTCCAAATGGATTAAAGGTTTTTGTTGTTGAAAATCATAAATTGCCGCGTGTAACCTTCTCTTTGGTATTGGATAGAGATCCCGTTTTTGAAGGTGACAAAGCTGGTTATGTTGGCATGGTCGGCGAGTTAATGATGAGCGGTACGCAAGATCTGAGTAAAGAGCAGTTGGATGAAGCAATTGACCAGATCGGTGCGCGGATCAACGTATCTTCTACGTCCGCCAGTGCCTCATCTTTGACAAAACATCAAGAGCGCTTGTTAGAGCTATTCTCGGCGGTATTGTTCAAGCCAAGTTTTCCACAGGTTGAGCTTGATAAAATCAAGAAACAAACCATTTCAGGCTTAGCAGCCGCTAAAGATGATCCAAGCGCAATCGCGTCTGTGGTGGAAAGTGCAGTAATATATGGAAAAGATCACCCTTACGGTGAAGCCGCTACCGAAGAAACCGTAGCCACCGTAGAGGTAGGAGATATTAAAGATTATTATAACACCTATTTTAAACCAAACATAGCTTATTTGGCGATTGTAGGTGATATTACCAAACCAGAGGCTGAAAAGCTAGTTAAGAAATACTTCAGTAACTGGGAGAAAGGCGAGGTTCCAACGCACGAATGGGAGGCTGTTCAAGGACCTGCATCTAACCAGGTTATTTTAGTAGACCGTCCAAGCAGTGTCCAATCTTTGATTTCAGTTGCTTACCCTGTGGAAATGCAGCATAACAACCCAAATCGGATAGCGGCCAGCTTAATGTCTTATGTACTGGGTGGCGGTTCTTCATCGCGTTTGTTTATGAACTTGAGAGAAGCAAAAGGCTATACGTATGGGGCGTATGCTTCATTAAGTCCGGATGAGATCATCGGATCTTTTTCAGCCGATGCCAGCGTTCGGACTGAGGTAACTGACAGTGCCGCTTACCAGTTCTTTTATGAATTAGACCGGATGACTAAAAAATCAATCACCGAAGAGGAGCTCGATGCAGCGAAAGCGTATTTAACGGGTAGTTTCGGTCGCTCGCTCGAGAGTCCTTCGACGATCGCTAGCTTTGCGCTGAATACAGAGATATATGATTTGCCGAAAGACTACTATAAAAACTATTTAAAGAACCTGAATGGAGTGAGTGTTTCGGAAGCGAATGAAATTGCTTTGAAATACATCAAGCCGAATAATGCTTATTTGGTTATCGTAGGCAACGTAGGGGAGTTTGAAGATCAGGTTGCTCAGTTCGGAGAAGTAAAGCGATATACCAAAGAAGGTTATCCGGAGGAGAAGAAGGCCGTAAGTGCAGATGTTACTGTAGATGGCGTTATTTCTAAATATATTGAGAGCATTGGTGGGAAGGAAAAACTTCAATCAGTTAAAACGTTGCGACAAACCGGTGAAGGCGAAATTCAAGGAATGAAAATTTCGCAAGTTGCTGTCATTGATAAAGATAAGCAGATCCTTGTGCAACGGACATTTATGGGAGGTCAGGAGGTTTCGAAGATGAAATCTACCGCGGAGAAAACAACGGCTTCAGCCATGGGGCAAGAACAAGAGATGCCAGCTGAGATGCATGAGGCTATGAAAGCCTCCAAGTTGATCTTCCCTGAGTTGACCTACCAGGAACAAGGTGTGAAGTTGACCTTGGATGGAATAACGCAGGTTAATGGAAAGGATGCCTATAAAGTTCTTATAGAAAATGGTTCTGTTAAAACGACTGACTACTTCGATGTAGAAAGCGGTCTTAAAGTAAAAACTGAAAGCGCAATCGCCGGTGAAATCGAATACGGAACCTATAAAGATTTTGACGGTATTAAGATGCCCTCTACGTTGAGCGTAAAAACACCGCAATTACCTACGGCAATTCAGATGAGCATGACGAGTGTGGAGGTGAACCCACAACTGACGGAAGCGGATTTGAATTAGACTTGGTTTACATTTTAGCCAATTGAAATGCAATTGATTCCCTATTCCATCCCTATTTTCGAGCAAAAATAGGGATGGAATAGCAATCAATCAGGAGGTAAATCGCCTAGAAAGTAGGACAAGATATTCCCAATGTATCTTGCTTTAGAAACTGGCAAAGGCTTCGATCTGCATTTGCGTAAACTTCACCGTATCCTCTTTGAAAAGATTCCCATTCTCATCGAATTCCTGACGAATGTAAGGAATGTGGATCTTCAGCGGCATCACGTGCATCTGCATATAATGGCAGACACCGGTAAAATGATCGACGCCACGAATATTTCCATATTTACCGCTGGAATGACCGACTAAAGCCGCCTTTTTATGGTAGAAGCTTGCGGGGAATTCGCAAGCGTCAATAAAGACTTTCAGCGCTCCCGGATAGCTTCCATTATACTCGGGAATGATAAATAGAAATTTTTCGGTCGCATTGATGATGTTGAGTATTTCTTTAAACTCGTCGCTTCTAGCGCCATAAAGATCCGAAACAAGAAGGTTAGGAGGCAGGGTTTCGAGAGATAATAGGGTGCTTTCCACTCCCCATTTTGATAGTTGTTTTTGGTAATATCGTGCTAATTTTAACGTGTTGCTATTGGGTCTATTTGTTCCAGAAATTATCGTAATCATATTATCAATTGTGTATAACATAGCCGCCAAGAAAAGAAGTTAAAATTTTAATTTTTGTATCTTAGCGAAATAATAATTGCTATTAAAGCGAAGTTAATCATATTAGCTAGTTTTAAGTTATTGGAATTAAATAATTTTGGTCTTGAACAAAAGAAGCTATAGTAGGGAAAATTACATTTATGGGTAAAATAATCGCACTAGCCAATCAGAAAGGTGGAGTAGGGAAAACGACTTCTTCAATAAATTTAGCCGCTAGTTTAGCTGTTTTGGAATATCGGACTCTACTGGTCGACGCTGATCCACAGGCTAATTCTACATCTGGCATAGGCTATGACCCCCGTACGATCAAGAATAGCATTTACGAATGTATTATTAATGATGTTCCTGCAGCCGAAGCGATTTGCTCGACCGAAACGCCTAATTTGGATCTTTTGCCGGCACATATAGACCTTGTTGGTGCGGAAATAGAAATGATCAATTTGCCGGACCGTGAGTTTAAAATGAAAGGCATCCTGGATCAGGTGAAAGAGGAGTATGATTTTATTATTATTGACTGTTCCCCTTCGTTGGGTCTGATTACCATTAATGCGCTTACGGCTGCCAATTCTGTAATTATTCCGGTACAGTGTGAGTATTTTGCATTGGAGGGGTTGGGGAAACTGTTAAATACGATTAAAATAGTTCAAAATCGTTTGAATGTCGATCTGGAGATTGAAGGTATTTTGCTGACGATGTATGATGTGCGACTGCGGTTATCGAATCAAGTGGTTGAAGAGGTGCGCTCGCATTTTAACGATTTGGTTTTTGATACGATCATTCAGCGGAATACGCGTCTAAGTGAAGCTCCGAGTTTTGGTGTCTCGGTGATTATGCATGATGCGAACTCGAAAGGGGCGATAAACTACCTTAATTTAGCAAGGGAAGTCTTGCTCAAAAATGGCTTAAGGAAAATAGAGGATCAATCAAAGGTGGTTAATTAATATATGGCACAGCAAAGAAAAACAGGATTAGGAAAAGGACTTAGTGCTTTGTTGAATGATAACGATAATCGGCGACACGAACAGGATGAACAGTCGGTATCTGCGGAATATGCGTCGCAAAGCCCGACCCGTGGGTCGTCTACGGGCTCTATCGGTCATGTTAAAATATCGGAAATTGAGATCAACCCTTTTCAGCCGCGGACAGACTTTGATGCCCAGGCATTGGAGGAACTCGCTGAGTCTATAAAGTTGCAAGGTTTGATCCAACCTATTACGGTGCGACGGATGTCTTCAAATTCCTATCAACTCATTTCCGGTGAGCGGAGGTTGCGGGCATCAAAAATTGCCGGGCTTAAGGAGATACCAGCTTACATTCGGACGGCGGATGATCAGCAGATGTTGGAGATGGCTCTGATCGAAAATATCCAGCGGGAGAACCTAAATGCTATTGAGGTGGCATTAAGTTTCCAACGCATGATAGACGAATGTAACTTGCGGCAGGATGAACTGGGTGAGCGGGTTAGTAAAAACAGATCAACGGTGACTAACTATCTGCGTCTACTAAAATTGCCACCGAGCATACAAGCATCGATCCGTGACAACCAAATCAGTATGGGACATGCGCGTGCACTGATCAGTGTGCCGGAAGTTGAGAAGCAGCTTTTTATACATCAGGAGATATTAAACAAAGGTTTGTCGGTTCGGAAAGTAGAAGAGCTTGTCCGCACGTTGCAAGAAGAGAAGCCTTCAACCAATAAGAAAAAAGCAAAAGGACATTCATTCCAGTTTCAGAAAATCGAAGATGATCTGGCGACGAAATTTGCAACGCGTGTTAAGTTGAATGTTAATGCTGATAAAGGGAAAGGGTCAATTCAGATCCCATTTAACTCTGAAGACGACCTGAATCGTATCCTGGAACTATTAGACTGGTAAAATAATGCGGTATTGCCTTGCATTTCTATTATTGCTTGCTTGTTCGGTTGTTGATTTGCAGGCACAGACCCCTGACTCTTTGCGTCAGGAAGTAGAACGCATTTCGACTG from Pedobacter indicus carries:
- a CDS encoding M16 family metallopeptidase — protein: MKKLSLYIFFFLVISGTAFAQVDRSQYPEPGPAPTINIGDAETFTLPNGLKVFVVENHKLPRVTFSLVLDRDPVFEGDKAGYVGMVGELMMSGTQDLSKEQLDEAIDQIGARINVSSTSASASSLTKHQERLLELFSAVLFKPSFPQVELDKIKKQTISGLAAAKDDPSAIASVVESAVIYGKDHPYGEAATEETVATVEVGDIKDYYNTYFKPNIAYLAIVGDITKPEAEKLVKKYFSNWEKGEVPTHEWEAVQGPASNQVILVDRPSSVQSLISVAYPVEMQHNNPNRIAASLMSYVLGGGSSSRLFMNLREAKGYTYGAYASLSPDEIIGSFSADASVRTEVTDSAAYQFFYELDRMTKKSITEEELDAAKAYLTGSFGRSLESPSTIASFALNTEIYDLPKDYYKNYLKNLNGVSVSEANEIALKYIKPNNAYLVIVGNVGEFEDQVAQFGEVKRYTKEGYPEEKKAVSADVTVDGVISKYIESIGGKEKLQSVKTLRQTGEGEIQGMKISQVAVIDKDKQILVQRTFMGGQEVSKMKSTAEKTTASAMGQEQEMPAEMHEAMKASKLIFPELTYQEQGVKLTLDGITQVNGKDAYKVLIENGSVKTTDYFDVESGLKVKTESAIAGEIEYGTYKDFDGIKMPSTLSVKTPQLPTAIQMSMTSVEVNPQLTEADLN
- a CDS encoding NADPH-dependent FMN reductase, whose product is MITIISGTNRPNSNTLKLARYYQKQLSKWGVESTLLSLETLPPNLLVSDLYGARSDEFKEILNIINATEKFLFIIPEYNGSYPGALKVFIDACEFPASFYHKKAALVGHSSGKYGNIRGVDHFTGVCHYMQMHVMPLKIHIPYIRQEFDENGNLFKEDTVKFTQMQIEAFASF
- a CDS encoding ParA family protein gives rise to the protein MGKIIALANQKGGVGKTTSSINLAASLAVLEYRTLLVDADPQANSTSGIGYDPRTIKNSIYECIINDVPAAEAICSTETPNLDLLPAHIDLVGAEIEMINLPDREFKMKGILDQVKEEYDFIIIDCSPSLGLITINALTAANSVIIPVQCEYFALEGLGKLLNTIKIVQNRLNVDLEIEGILLTMYDVRLRLSNQVVEEVRSHFNDLVFDTIIQRNTRLSEAPSFGVSVIMHDANSKGAINYLNLAREVLLKNGLRKIEDQSKVVN
- a CDS encoding ParB/RepB/Spo0J family partition protein, which encodes MAQQRKTGLGKGLSALLNDNDNRRHEQDEQSVSAEYASQSPTRGSSTGSIGHVKISEIEINPFQPRTDFDAQALEELAESIKLQGLIQPITVRRMSSNSYQLISGERRLRASKIAGLKEIPAYIRTADDQQMLEMALIENIQRENLNAIEVALSFQRMIDECNLRQDELGERVSKNRSTVTNYLRLLKLPPSIQASIRDNQISMGHARALISVPEVEKQLFIHQEILNKGLSVRKVEELVRTLQEEKPSTNKKKAKGHSFQFQKIEDDLATKFATRVKLNVNADKGKGSIQIPFNSEDDLNRILELLDW